The segment TTGCAACAGCACAAGACGCTAAATCAGATGGTAGTTCAAAAAAAGGAGTTAGCAAAACCAAAGTAGAACTTGCAATGGATAGTGTGGATGTAGGTCACGCAAAACGTGAACTCTTTGCTCAGTTTATGTTTCGCATTGTTCACGAGCTACCTAAAAATTCTTTTTTAGGTATGTTTTCTACTCTAAAATACTTGAACGCACCTGATAGCGTTGCATACAGAGACAAACATTTTAACTTCAAATACGAAAAAGGATTTTTGTTTCACTCAAAATGCTTTCACGGAGTAACAGGCAATTTCCCAATTTCCTTCTTAATATGGAATTTATCAAAGAAATCAGAAGCTAAATCTGTAGAAATTGACATTGCAAATAGTTTAGGTGCGACAATCGGAATTAAACATCTAAGGCTGATTGATAAAAATGATGTATTGAATAATTGGTTTAAAAGACCTCAAAATTCAAACGATTACATTTTACCTGCAATGAGCAACGGTATAACTGTTAAAGACGGAAATACTGACACTCGCCACAGAGCAAGACCAGATTTTTTGGCTTCTATTTGCAGTAAAGGAAACGACTTCCAAAATGCTAAGTATGTTACTATTTTATCGTCTCCAAGTGTAAGTGCAGGAGCATTTTCAGTAATTAAAGAAAACTTTGAAAAAGCATTGACACTGCACGCAGTTAGAAAAATTCCAAAACCGACTTGGCTAAATGACAGAAATCAATTTTTAATTCCTCAAACCGAACCGACAAAAGTATTCATCAATGATTGTGTGGTTTGGAGTTTATTCTCTAATTCAAATCAAACATCTGCATTGAAAAATGTTTCGTATTTGGGTAACACATATCAAATCAAAAACAACTTTTACCCTTTCCGACTTGAAGAAATCAAACAATGGGAAATTAAAGACCCTGATTTTAGACAACAAATAACAAAGGACGAAAACAGATTTGTTGCAGATTGGCTTTATAAAAATGACATATCGGACGAAGCAAAAGAAGTAATTGAAAAAGCAAAAACTGTTTACAAACTTTTTTATTCAAACCTTAACCAAATGGCGACCAACAAATGGAAAATTGACACTTGGGATGCAGGTTGGTATCAAATCAGACGTTGCTTGACAGAACACAACTTGGCGACAGACGAACTAAAAGAATTGAGCAAGGCAAACGAACAACTTGCGAACAAGATTTTACCACAAATTGAAGAGTTCGGCTTCTTGGACAAAGACGAAGTATATGACGAAATATAAAGAAATACTGCTGGTAACAGCCGTTTTGCAAAAGCGGGGGTTTCGTGCTTCTATGACAGTGAAGTGCTAAATTCAAGTTATGTGCATCTAATGAAGTTTAGTGCTGAAAATCCCCGCCTTCGCAAAGCGGCAAAACGTTGTGCGTCAGCTTAGAAAACCAACCCCGACAATAAATACGAAAAATATTGTTTCCATTTTTAGAAACTTTTATTATCTTTGTGACGTTAAACAAGACAGTATTGAATGAGATTTTTTGAGACGAAATTTTTAGAAGAAGCAGACGAATTCATTTCGCAACTCGACCCAAAGACAATTAAGAAAATCTTTTACAATATTGACCTTGCTGAACAAACTAATGACCCAAAACTTTTTAAGAAACTTCAAAATGACATTTGGGAGTTTCGGACAAAGTTCGCAGGACTTCAAATAAGACTTCTTGCATTTTGGGACAAAACAGATAACAAAGAAACTTTGGTAATAGCTACCCACGGTTTCATAAAGAAAGTTGACAAAGTTCCGACAAACGAAATTGACCGGGCATTAAGACTTAGAGACAAATATTTTAGTAACAAACAAAAAAAGTAATCATATGGCAACCAAAGAATTAAAGACATACTCACTTGCCGAGATGAAAGACAAGTATATCGGCAAAGTTGGGACAAAAGAGCGTGACGATTACGAATATGAACTTCGTATGGACATTTTAGGAAAGATGATTAAGGCAGCAAGACAAGAAAGAAACTTGACACAAGAAGAACTTGGACAACTTGTAGGAGTTCAAAAAGCTCAAATTTCAAAACTTGAAAGTAGTGCAAATAGTGCGACAATTGACACTATATTGAAAGTGTTTAAGGCGTTGAAAGCAGAAATAAACTTTAACGTAAAACTAGAAGATAACTTTGTCAAACTCGCCTGACAGAAAAGAAAGCCGAACGCACAACACACGTTTGGCGCAATGGGGGGTGAAGTGCGAAATTGAAGTTTTGTGCTTCTATCAAGCATTGTGCTGTGTTGACAGTTTAGTTTTTCAAAATCCCCCACTGCGCCAAGCGCCAAACCGTTGTGTGCCATTTTACGGTAGATACCCTACAAAATAAATACTTGTCAATTTTTCGGTTGTATACCAAAACAAGCCAAAAGTATCTTTGCAAAAACAATTATAAAAATGACAAAGTATCTAAAATTTAAAGAATTACATCAGCAGACAAAGCCACTGATTATTGGAAATGTTTGGAATGTACAGAGTGCAAAGGTTTATGAAAAATTAAACTTTCAAGCAATCGGAACGTCAAGTGCTGCAATTGCCCATTCCTTAGGTTACGAAGATGGTGAACAAATGCCTTTTTCGGATTTATTATTTATTGTTGGAAAAATTATTAAAAGCATTACACTTCCATTGTCTGTGGACATTGAATTTGGTTATGGAAATACTGCGACAGAAATTGCCACTAACATCATAGCATTAGACAAATTAGGAATTGTAGGAATAAATATTGAAGATAGTTTTATTGAAAATGGGGAACGAAAACTTAAAGATAGCCTTCAATTCTCTCTCCTTTTACGAGAAGTAAATAGCATCTTAAAGCAAAAGGGAATTTCACTTTTTATCAATGTAAGATGCGATGCTTTTCTTTTGAATATTCCAAATACGTTGCAAGTTGCAACGGAAAGAGTTAAGAATTATGAACAATCAGGTGCAGACGGAATATTTTTACCTTTTATCACAAAAGAAAGTGATATTTCGGCAATGGTAACAGAAACTGACTTACCGCTAAATGTAATGTGTATGCCGGAATTACCCAATTTTGAAAGACTTGAAGCGCTTGGCGTAAAAAGAATTAGTATGGGTAATTTTCTAAATGGGTATGCATATTCATCTTTAGAAAATAGGACTTCAAAAATTTTGGGTGAACAATCTTTTAAATCGTTGTTTGAATCATGGAACTGACAGCAGAAATAATGTACAAAGCCATTGTCGAAAAAGACACTTCATTTGAAGGAGTATTTTTTACGGCAGTTAAGACCACAGGCATTTTTTGCAGGCCTTCTTGTACTGCACGAAAACCAAAATTTGAAAACATTGAATTTCTAAGAACATCCGAAGAGTGCATTCTTAAAGGTTATAGGGCTTGTAAAATTTGTAATCCATTAGAAACGATAAACCACACACCAATTGAATTTCAGAGAATAATTAATGAACTGTCAGAAAATCCAACATTAAAATTTAAAGATTACGACCTTAAACGAAAAGGAATTGAACCTAGCCAAATCAGACGATGGTTTTTAAAAAACCACGGTATTACCTTTCAAGCCTATCAAAGAATGTTTAGAATAAATTCGGCATTTAAAAAAATACAAAATGGCGGAAGTATTACACATACTGCTTTTGACATAGGTTTTGAATCGTTAAGCGGTTTTGGCGACAGTTTTAAAAACATTTTTGGCGTTTCACCAAAGAACGGAAAACAGCAAAATATTATTGACCTTAAAAGAATTGAGACGCCTTTAGGGACAATGCTTGCTTGTGCTACAAGTCAAGGAATTTGTCTATTAGAATTTTCCGACAGAAAAATGTTGGAAACAGAATTGAAATCAATTGCCAAGCTTTTAAATGCTACAATTATTCAAGGGAATAACAAACATTTTGACTCATTAGAAATCGAATTACAAGAATATTTTAACGGCAAAAGAAAAGAATTTTCTGTTCCATTACATACACCAGGCTCCGACTTTCAGAATAAAGTATGGACTGCATTGCAGCGCATTCATTATGGACAAACAAAATCGTATAAAGAGCAAGCGATAGCAATT is part of the Cyclobacteriaceae bacterium genome and harbors:
- a CDS encoding type II toxin-antitoxin system RelE/ParE family toxin, which codes for MRFFETKFLEEADEFISQLDPKTIKKIFYNIDLAEQTNDPKLFKKLQNDIWEFRTKFAGLQIRLLAFWDKTDNKETLVIATHGFIKKVDKVPTNEIDRALRLRDKYFSNKQKK
- a CDS encoding helix-turn-helix transcriptional regulator, which gives rise to MATKELKTYSLAEMKDKYIGKVGTKERDDYEYELRMDILGKMIKAARQERNLTQEELGQLVGVQKAQISKLESSANSATIDTILKVFKALKAEINFNVKLEDNFVKLA
- a CDS encoding isocitrate lyase/phosphoenolpyruvate mutase family protein, with the translated sequence MTKYLKFKELHQQTKPLIIGNVWNVQSAKVYEKLNFQAIGTSSAAIAHSLGYEDGEQMPFSDLLFIVGKIIKSITLPLSVDIEFGYGNTATEIATNIIALDKLGIVGINIEDSFIENGERKLKDSLQFSLLLREVNSILKQKGISLFINVRCDAFLLNIPNTLQVATERVKNYEQSGADGIFLPFITKESDISAMVTETDLPLNVMCMPELPNFERLEALGVKRISMGNFLNGYAYSSLENRTSKILGEQSFKSLFESWN
- a CDS encoding bifunctional transcriptional activator/DNA repair protein Ada; its protein translation is MELTAEIMYKAIVEKDTSFEGVFFTAVKTTGIFCRPSCTARKPKFENIEFLRTSEECILKGYRACKICNPLETINHTPIEFQRIINELSENPTLKFKDYDLKRKGIEPSQIRRWFLKNHGITFQAYQRMFRINSAFKKIQNGGSITHTAFDIGFESLSGFGDSFKNIFGVSPKNGKQQNIIDLKRIETPLGTMLACATSQGICLLEFSDRKMLETELKSIAKLLNATIIQGNNKHFDSLEIELQEYFNGKRKEFSVPLHTPGSDFQNKVWTALQRIHYGQTKSYKEQAIAIGSPESVRAVAHANGMNRISILIPCHRVIGSEGQLTGYGGGLWRKKYLLELEKNNYR